One genomic segment of Amycolatopsis sp. WQ 127309 includes these proteins:
- a CDS encoding MFS transporter, translating into MYIAASRTSDLAAGTHPKPALKRVSANVVALGVVSLVTDVSSEMVTAVLPLYLVLGLGLNPLQFGLLDGLYAGATALVRVLGGHLADRWRRLKAVAGFGYGLSAVCKLGLVAAGSSVPAIGVVLAADRTGKGVRTAPRDALISLSSEPGTLGRSFGVHRALDTVGAFLGPLVAMAVLALSLGSYTSVFFTSFCVAAIAVLLLALFVRDRPGTVDRAAVSARAAAGLLRDADFRRVTLWAALLGLVTIGDSFVYLVLQRRWDIAATYFPLLPLGTAGVYLLLAVPLGKLADRIGRWPVFLGGHVALGLALVLLCGPAALLFAVVALGLHGVFYAATDGVLMAAAGPLIPRDLRATGLAVVQTGQAGARMLSSVLFGLAWTFWDLRPAVLVAAGCLAAVVLAAAVAKPVRP; encoded by the coding sequence ATGTACATCGCGGCAAGCCGTACCTCGGACCTCGCGGCCGGCACCCACCCGAAGCCGGCGCTGAAACGAGTGTCCGCCAACGTCGTGGCTCTCGGCGTGGTCAGCCTGGTCACCGATGTTTCCTCGGAGATGGTCACCGCCGTCCTCCCGCTCTACCTGGTGCTCGGCCTCGGCCTGAACCCGCTGCAGTTCGGGCTGCTCGACGGCCTCTACGCGGGCGCCACCGCCCTCGTCCGGGTCCTCGGCGGGCACCTCGCGGACCGGTGGCGGCGGCTCAAGGCGGTCGCCGGGTTCGGGTACGGCTTGTCCGCGGTGTGCAAGCTCGGCCTGGTGGCGGCCGGTTCGTCGGTCCCCGCGATCGGCGTCGTCCTCGCCGCGGACCGCACCGGCAAGGGCGTGCGCACCGCCCCGCGTGACGCGCTCATCTCGCTGAGCAGCGAACCCGGCACGCTCGGCCGGTCGTTCGGGGTGCACCGCGCGCTCGACACCGTCGGCGCGTTCCTCGGCCCGCTGGTCGCGATGGCCGTGCTCGCGCTGAGCCTCGGCAGCTACACGAGCGTGTTCTTCACCAGCTTCTGCGTCGCCGCGATCGCCGTGCTGTTGCTGGCTTTGTTCGTCCGTGACCGGCCCGGCACGGTGGATCGCGCCGCCGTGTCGGCGCGCGCCGCGGCGGGTCTGCTGCGCGACGCGGACTTCCGGCGCGTCACGCTCTGGGCCGCGCTGCTGGGCCTGGTGACCATCGGCGACTCGTTCGTCTACCTCGTGCTCCAGCGGCGCTGGGACATCGCGGCGACGTACTTCCCGCTCCTGCCGCTGGGCACCGCCGGCGTCTACCTGCTCCTGGCCGTTCCGCTCGGCAAACTGGCCGACCGGATCGGGCGGTGGCCGGTGTTCCTCGGCGGGCACGTCGCGCTGGGCCTGGCGCTGGTCCTGCTCTGCGGGCCGGCCGCGCTGCTCTTCGCCGTGGTCGCGCTCGGCTTGCACGGTGTGTTCTACGCGGCCACCGACGGCGTCCTGATGGCCGCGGCCGGCCCGCTCATCCCGCGGGACCTCCGGGCGACCGGGCTGGCCGTCGTGCAGACCGGGCAAGCCGGCGCGCGGATGCTCTCGTCCGTCCTCTTCGGACTCGCCTGGACGTTCTGGGACCTGCGGCCGGCGGTGCTCGTCGCCGCGGGCTGCCTGGCGGCCGTCGTCCTCGCGGCCGCGGTCGCGAAGCCGGTGCGGCCGTGA
- a CDS encoding TetR/AcrR family transcriptional regulator produces the protein MRTRLSTEQRREQLLTIGAGLFAKRPYDEVWIEEVAEIAQVSRGLLYHYFPTKKDFFAEIVRGQRDQLLEMSEPDPALPVTEQLRAGLDVYLEFARTHPDGYRIVHRATGGADGEIREIREAGMAANASRILAALSLLTPITETTRLAVRGWLTFVATVILDWLDQPKVTQEELRDLCVRTLFAAVGVTP, from the coding sequence ATGCGGACGAGGCTGAGCACCGAACAGCGGCGCGAGCAGCTCCTGACGATCGGGGCCGGGTTGTTCGCGAAGCGGCCGTACGACGAGGTCTGGATCGAGGAGGTCGCCGAGATCGCGCAGGTCTCCCGCGGCCTGCTGTACCACTACTTCCCGACCAAGAAGGACTTCTTCGCCGAGATCGTCCGCGGCCAGCGCGACCAGCTGCTGGAGATGAGCGAGCCCGACCCGGCGCTGCCGGTGACCGAGCAGCTGCGGGCCGGGCTCGACGTCTACCTCGAGTTCGCGCGCACGCACCCGGACGGCTACCGGATCGTGCACCGCGCCACCGGCGGCGCCGACGGCGAGATCCGGGAGATCCGCGAAGCCGGGATGGCCGCGAACGCGTCACGCATCCTGGCCGCACTCAGCCTGCTGACGCCGATCACCGAGACCACCCGCCTGGCCGTCCGCGGCTGGCTGACGTTCGTCGCGACGGTCATCCTCGACTGGCTCGACCAGCCGAAGGTCACCCAGGAGGAGCTGCGCGACCTCTGCGTGCGGACGCTGTTCGCGGCGGTGGGCGTCACCCCGTGA
- a CDS encoding cytochrome P450, translating into MDTTGIPHRPGRLPVIGDLIGANPRTPLQDTLRIGRKIGPVFTRKVFGFEIVFVGGVDLVTELNDETKFGKHVGMGIENLRAVAGDGLFTAHTHEPNWRLAHDILQPAFSAEAMRRYHPVMLDVARELVARWDAATGPVDVAADMTRLTLETIGLAGFGYRFGSFERAEPHPFVTAMLRSLRFAQLQNVKLPFVRRAFAGTAEQNQADIAVMTGLVDEVIEGRRASGEESRDLLGLMLTEGHPATGERLDPINIRNQAITFVVAGHETTSGALSFALYYLTRHPELLEKARAEVDAVWGDREPAFGDVAKLRYVRRALDEAMRLWPTAPGYSREAREDVVLGGKYRLRKGDWVIVPLPLVHRDPAAWGPDPEAFDPDRFEPAAVKKRPAQAYKPFGTGERACIGRQFALHEAVLALGMVLQRYDFEADPAYELKIVESLTLKPSGFTLRPRVRDRATATA; encoded by the coding sequence GTGGACACCACCGGCATTCCGCACCGGCCGGGCCGCCTGCCGGTGATCGGCGACCTGATCGGGGCCAACCCGCGCACGCCGCTGCAGGACACCCTGCGCATCGGCCGGAAGATCGGGCCGGTCTTCACCCGCAAGGTCTTCGGCTTCGAGATCGTCTTCGTCGGCGGCGTCGACCTGGTCACCGAGCTGAACGACGAGACGAAGTTCGGCAAGCACGTCGGCATGGGCATCGAGAACCTGCGCGCGGTCGCCGGCGACGGCCTGTTCACCGCCCACACCCACGAGCCGAACTGGCGGCTGGCGCACGACATCCTGCAGCCGGCCTTCTCCGCCGAGGCGATGCGCCGCTACCACCCCGTCATGCTGGACGTCGCCCGTGAGCTCGTCGCGCGCTGGGACGCCGCGACCGGGCCGGTCGACGTCGCCGCCGACATGACCCGGCTGACGCTGGAGACGATCGGTCTCGCCGGGTTCGGCTACCGCTTCGGCTCGTTCGAGCGCGCCGAACCGCACCCGTTCGTCACGGCGATGCTGCGTTCGCTGCGGTTCGCGCAGCTGCAGAACGTCAAGCTGCCGTTCGTCCGGCGCGCGTTCGCCGGGACGGCCGAGCAGAACCAGGCCGACATCGCCGTGATGACCGGCCTCGTCGACGAGGTGATCGAGGGACGCCGCGCCAGCGGTGAGGAAAGCCGCGACCTGCTCGGCCTGATGCTCACCGAGGGCCACCCGGCGACCGGCGAACGCCTGGACCCGATCAACATCCGCAACCAGGCGATCACGTTCGTCGTCGCCGGCCACGAAACGACGTCGGGCGCGCTCTCGTTCGCGTTGTACTACCTGACGCGCCACCCCGAGCTGCTGGAGAAGGCCCGCGCCGAGGTCGACGCCGTCTGGGGCGACCGCGAGCCCGCCTTCGGCGACGTCGCGAAGCTGCGTTACGTGCGACGCGCGCTCGACGAGGCGATGCGGCTCTGGCCGACCGCGCCGGGTTACTCGCGCGAAGCCCGCGAAGACGTCGTCCTCGGCGGAAAGTACCGGCTGCGCAAGGGCGACTGGGTGATCGTGCCGCTGCCGCTGGTCCACCGCGACCCGGCGGCCTGGGGCCCGGACCCCGAGGCGTTCGACCCGGACCGCTTCGAGCCCGCGGCCGTGAAGAAGCGGCCGGCGCAGGCGTACAAGCCGTTCGGGACGGGCGAACGCGCCTGCATCGGCCGCCAGTTCGCGCTGCACGAAGCCGTGCTGGCCCTCGGCATGGTGTTGCAGCGCTACGACTTCGAGGCCGACCCGGCGTACGAGCTCAAGATCGTGGAGTCCTTGACGCTCAAGCCGAGCGGCTTCACCTTGCGGCCCCGAGTGCGGGATCGGGCGACCGCGACGGCTTAG
- the iolD gene encoding 3D-(3,5/4)-trihydroxycyclohexane-1,2-dione acylhydrolase (decyclizing) translates to MKLTTAQALVKWILAQRSETLDGREVPLFPGVFAIFGHGNVLGLGTALEEHRGEIPVWRGHTELGMALAAVGYAKATHRRQVGVVTSSIGPGALNMVTAAGVAHANRLPVLLLPGDTFTSRAPDPVLQQIEPFGDGTATVNDAFRAVSRYFDRITRPEQLLSALPQVARVLTDPADAGPVVLALPQDVQAETYDFPEALFEPVTHRPLRPRPDRRAVTEAAGVLRASKRPLLVLGGGVRYSGAGRRALDFAERHGIPVTETTAGRTLVPHTHALNAGPLGITGSTSANVVAAEADVVLAVGTRLQDFTTASWTVFSPDVRLVTLNAARFDAVKHGALSVVGDADAGLADLGAQLESWRVDPAWTSRAATERAKWDAHIDSLRSAAAEIPSYAQVVGVVNDLSAADDYVMTASGGMPGELIGGWRGSGSVSMDVEYGFSCMGYELSGAWGAAIAHDGLVTTLLGDGSYLMLNSELFSAAFAGHPFVAVVCDNDGYAVIARLQQGQGGKPFNNFYADCTTSHASPPRVDFARHAESLGCLVFTASTVDDVRSAYAQAREAAVAEKRPAVVVVKTQPSTWTEAGAWWEVGVPEHLAGRDEFERSKGTQVRYLRS, encoded by the coding sequence GTGAAGCTGACGACGGCTCAGGCGCTGGTCAAGTGGATCCTCGCGCAGCGTTCGGAAACCCTCGACGGCCGTGAGGTGCCGCTGTTCCCGGGGGTGTTCGCGATCTTCGGGCACGGCAACGTCCTCGGGCTCGGCACCGCGCTGGAGGAGCACCGCGGCGAGATCCCGGTCTGGCGCGGGCACACCGAGCTGGGCATGGCCCTGGCCGCGGTCGGCTACGCGAAGGCGACGCACCGGCGGCAGGTCGGCGTCGTGACGTCGTCGATCGGGCCGGGCGCGCTGAACATGGTCACCGCCGCCGGGGTCGCGCACGCGAACCGGCTGCCGGTCCTGCTGCTGCCGGGCGACACGTTCACCAGCCGCGCGCCGGACCCGGTGCTGCAGCAGATCGAGCCCTTCGGCGACGGCACCGCGACGGTCAACGACGCCTTCCGCGCGGTCAGCCGCTACTTCGACCGCATCACCCGGCCCGAGCAGCTGCTCTCGGCGTTGCCGCAGGTCGCAAGGGTGCTCACGGACCCGGCCGACGCCGGCCCGGTCGTCCTGGCGCTGCCGCAGGACGTCCAGGCCGAGACGTACGACTTCCCGGAGGCGCTGTTCGAGCCGGTGACGCACCGGCCGCTCCGCCCGCGCCCGGACCGCCGGGCCGTCACCGAGGCCGCGGGCGTGCTGCGCGCGTCCAAGCGTCCGCTGCTGGTGCTCGGCGGCGGCGTGCGGTACTCCGGTGCCGGGCGGCGCGCGCTGGACTTCGCCGAGCGGCACGGCATTCCCGTCACCGAGACGACCGCGGGCCGCACGCTGGTGCCGCACACGCACGCCCTCAACGCCGGCCCGCTGGGGATCACCGGCTCGACGTCGGCGAACGTCGTCGCGGCCGAGGCGGACGTCGTCCTGGCCGTCGGCACCCGGTTGCAGGACTTCACCACGGCGTCCTGGACGGTCTTCTCCCCCGACGTCCGCCTGGTCACGCTGAACGCGGCGAGGTTCGACGCGGTCAAGCACGGCGCGCTGTCGGTGGTCGGCGACGCGGACGCGGGCCTGGCCGACCTCGGCGCGCAGCTGGAGAGCTGGCGGGTGGACCCGGCGTGGACGTCGCGAGCGGCGACCGAGCGCGCGAAGTGGGACGCGCACATCGACTCACTGCGGTCGGCGGCTGCGGAAATCCCGTCGTACGCCCAGGTCGTCGGCGTGGTGAACGACCTGTCCGCGGCGGACGACTACGTCATGACGGCGTCCGGCGGGATGCCGGGCGAGCTGATCGGCGGCTGGCGCGGGTCCGGCTCGGTGTCGATGGACGTCGAGTACGGCTTCTCGTGCATGGGCTACGAGCTGTCCGGCGCGTGGGGCGCGGCGATCGCCCACGACGGCTTGGTCACGACGTTGCTGGGCGACGGCTCGTACCTGATGCTGAACTCGGAGCTGTTCTCGGCCGCGTTCGCCGGGCACCCGTTCGTCGCGGTGGTCTGCGACAACGACGGTTACGCGGTGATCGCGCGGCTCCAGCAGGGTCAGGGCGGGAAGCCGTTCAACAACTTCTACGCCGACTGCACGACTTCGCACGCGTCACCACCGCGCGTCGACTTCGCTCGCCACGCGGAGTCGTTGGGCTGCCTGGTCTTCACAGCGTCCACAGTGGACGACGTCCGCTCGGCGTACGCCCAGGCCCGCGAGGCCGCGGTGGCCGAGAAACGCCCGGCGGTCGTGGTCGTCAAGACACAGCCGTCGACGTGGACCGAAGCCGGGGCCTGGTGGGAGGTCGGCGTGCCCGAGCACCTCGCCGGACGCGACGAGTTCGAGCGGTCCAAAGGCACGCAGGTGCGCTACCTGCGGTCCTAA
- the iolB gene encoding 5-deoxy-glucuronate isomerase, with translation MSALHRPHGTLSEDSDPIVLTPEAAGWAYAGLQVLKIGRRLPRTIETGEFEAFVLPLSGSLTVRVDDEEFELTGRDSVFSRVTDFAYVPRDAEVELTSATGAVVALPMARCTRRLEPKYGPAEDVPVEVRGSGQATRQVTNFGVPGVWDHADKLNACELITPGGNWSSYPPHKHDEASGCEVVNEEIYYFRIAGRDGVTPSREGFGLHRTYTADGELDEDVAVRDGDVFLIPRGYHGPCVAAPGYPMYYLNVLAGPADERSMAFCDDPAHTWIRDTWKPEDLDPRCPVTDHEGRVR, from the coding sequence GTGAGCGCGTTGCACCGTCCACACGGGACACTGTCCGAGGACTCCGACCCGATCGTGCTGACGCCGGAAGCGGCGGGCTGGGCCTACGCCGGGTTGCAGGTGCTCAAGATCGGCCGGCGGCTCCCGCGCACGATCGAGACCGGCGAGTTCGAGGCGTTCGTGCTCCCACTGTCCGGCTCGCTCACCGTCCGCGTCGACGACGAGGAGTTCGAGCTGACAGGCCGTGACTCGGTGTTCAGCCGCGTCACGGACTTCGCCTACGTCCCCCGCGACGCCGAGGTCGAGCTGACGTCGGCCACCGGCGCGGTGGTCGCCCTGCCGATGGCTCGCTGCACCCGCCGGCTCGAGCCGAAGTACGGTCCGGCGGAAGACGTCCCGGTCGAGGTCCGCGGGAGCGGCCAGGCGACGCGCCAGGTGACCAACTTCGGCGTGCCCGGCGTGTGGGACCACGCGGACAAGCTCAACGCGTGCGAGCTGATCACGCCGGGCGGCAACTGGTCGTCGTACCCGCCGCACAAGCACGACGAAGCGTCCGGGTGCGAGGTCGTCAACGAGGAGATCTACTACTTCCGGATCGCGGGGCGAGACGGCGTGACACCGTCACGCGAGGGCTTCGGCCTGCACCGGACGTACACCGCGGACGGCGAGCTGGACGAGGACGTCGCGGTGCGCGACGGCGACGTCTTCCTGATCCCGCGCGGTTACCACGGCCCGTGCGTCGCGGCGCCCGGTTACCCGATGTACTACCTGAACGTCCTGGCCGGACCGGCGGACGAGCGGTCGATGGCGTTCTGCGACGACCCGGCGCACACCTGGATCCGCGACACGTGGAAGCCCGAGGACCTCGACCCGCGCTGCCCGGTGACCGACCACGAAGGGCGGGTCCGGTGA
- a CDS encoding aldolase yields the protein MTTLLTDDRWRELLHTRATNPGAVRQAYATRKRRSKLLSDSGTLFLVAADHPARGALGVGEDPLAMADRRTLLDRLLVALANPAVDGLLGTPDVVEELLLLGALHDKVVIGSMNRGGLAGADWEIDDRFTGYDAASLIDCGLDGGKMLLRLVDSDPGTIPTLQACATAVTELAAYGLMAMVEPLPYTREGGKLVLQKDPASLARAVTVASGIGTTSAHTWLKLPSTDSPEVLGATTLPVVILGGVPSGDPAGDLASWGRTLRHDVVRGLVVGRTLLYPPGGDVGSAVDAAAKVLEAAK from the coding sequence GTGACGACCTTGCTGACGGACGACCGCTGGCGCGAGCTGCTGCACACCCGCGCCACGAACCCCGGCGCGGTCCGCCAGGCGTACGCGACGCGCAAACGGCGTTCGAAGCTGCTGTCCGACTCCGGGACGTTGTTCCTGGTCGCGGCCGACCACCCGGCCCGCGGCGCGCTCGGCGTCGGCGAGGACCCCCTCGCCATGGCCGACCGGCGGACGCTGCTGGACCGGCTGCTCGTCGCGCTGGCGAACCCGGCGGTCGACGGGCTGCTCGGCACCCCGGACGTCGTCGAGGAGCTGCTGCTGCTCGGCGCGCTGCACGACAAGGTCGTCATCGGCTCGATGAACCGCGGCGGGCTGGCCGGCGCCGACTGGGAGATCGACGACCGGTTCACCGGTTACGACGCCGCGAGCCTGATCGACTGCGGCCTCGACGGCGGCAAGATGCTGCTGCGGCTGGTCGACTCCGACCCGGGCACGATCCCGACGCTGCAGGCGTGCGCGACCGCCGTCACCGAGCTGGCCGCGTACGGGCTGATGGCGATGGTCGAGCCGCTGCCCTACACCCGCGAAGGCGGGAAACTGGTGCTGCAGAAGGATCCCGCGTCGCTGGCTCGGGCGGTGACAGTCGCATCCGGCATCGGGACGACGTCGGCGCACACCTGGCTGAAGCTGCCGTCCACCGACTCGCCCGAGGTCCTCGGCGCGACGACGCTCCCGGTCGTCATCCTCGGCGGCGTGCCGTCCGGTGATCCCGCCGGCGACCTGGCGTCGTGGGGCCGGACACTGCGCCACGACGTCGTCCGCGGCCTGGTCGTCGGCCGCACCCTGCTCTACCCGCCGGGCGGCGACGTCGGCTCGGCCGTCGATGCCGCCGCGAAGGTCCTGGAGGCCGCGAAGTGA
- the iolC gene encoding 5-dehydro-2-deoxygluconokinase, giving the protein MTIEALTIGRVGVDLYPEQSGVPLAGVSTFAKSLGGTATNVAVAAARLGRSAAVLTKVGPDGFGDYVRQALSGFGVSPSYVGTSPDLLTPVVFCELNPPADPPLLFYRSPVAPDLTLTEADVPWDVVESVPLLWVTGTGVSVEPARATQRKILETRGRREHTVLDLDYRPMFWTSVEQAREEIGSMLDHVTVAVGNRTEVEVAVGTADPDEAADRMLERGLRLAVIKKGADGVLVATPDGRWTVPPQRIDVVCGLGAGDGFGGALIHGLLSGWDPVRIAEYANVAGALVASRLACADAMPTAAEIEELL; this is encoded by the coding sequence ATGACTATTGAAGCGTTGACGATCGGCCGGGTGGGCGTCGACCTCTACCCCGAGCAGAGCGGCGTCCCCCTGGCCGGCGTCAGCACCTTCGCCAAGTCGCTCGGCGGGACCGCGACCAACGTCGCGGTCGCCGCCGCGCGGCTCGGGCGGTCGGCCGCGGTGCTGACCAAGGTCGGCCCGGACGGCTTCGGCGACTACGTCCGGCAGGCCCTGAGCGGCTTCGGCGTCTCACCGTCCTACGTGGGCACTTCGCCGGACCTGCTGACGCCGGTGGTGTTCTGCGAGCTGAACCCGCCCGCAGACCCGCCGCTGCTGTTCTACCGCTCCCCCGTCGCGCCCGATCTCACGCTCACCGAGGCGGACGTGCCGTGGGACGTCGTGGAGTCGGTGCCGCTGCTGTGGGTGACCGGCACGGGCGTCTCGGTCGAACCGGCCCGGGCGACGCAGCGGAAGATCCTCGAAACCCGGGGCCGCCGCGAGCACACCGTGCTGGACCTGGACTACCGGCCGATGTTCTGGACGTCGGTGGAGCAGGCCCGCGAGGAGATCGGCTCGATGCTGGACCACGTCACGGTCGCGGTCGGCAACCGGACCGAGGTAGAGGTCGCCGTCGGCACCGCGGACCCGGACGAGGCGGCGGACCGGATGCTGGAGCGCGGGCTGCGGCTCGCGGTGATCAAGAAGGGCGCGGACGGCGTGCTGGTGGCCACCCCGGACGGCCGGTGGACCGTGCCGCCGCAGCGCATCGACGTCGTCTGCGGCCTCGGCGCGGGTGACGGCTTCGGCGGCGCCCTGATCCACGGGCTGCTGTCCGGCTGGGACCCGGTGCGGATCGCCGAGTACGCGAACGTGGCGGGCGCGCTGGTCGCGTCCCGGTTGGCGTGCGCCGACGCGATGCCGACCGCCGCCGAGATCGAGGAGCTGCTGTGA
- a CDS encoding ATP-binding cassette domain-containing protein encodes MSPLLEVRDIGKTYGSVIALRDVSTVVNAGEVTCVLGDNGAGKSTLIKILAGVHQHDRGEFLVEDTPVKFASPREALDHGIATVYQDLAVVPLMSVWRNFFLGSEPTVGFGPFKALDRKKGRETTKQALSDMGIDLRDVEQPVGTLSGGERQCVAIARAVYFGAKVLILDEPTAALGVKQAGVVLKYVAQARDRGLGVVLITHNPHHAFPVADRFLLLKRGAPLGSYEKKDIDINELTRQMAGGAELEALEHELRQVEKK; translated from the coding sequence ATGAGTCCTCTGCTCGAAGTGCGGGACATCGGCAAGACCTACGGCAGCGTCATCGCGTTGCGCGACGTGTCCACTGTGGTCAACGCGGGCGAGGTCACCTGCGTGCTCGGCGACAACGGCGCCGGGAAGTCCACGCTGATCAAGATCCTGGCCGGGGTGCACCAGCACGACCGCGGCGAGTTCCTGGTCGAGGACACGCCGGTGAAGTTCGCTTCGCCGCGCGAGGCGCTGGACCACGGCATCGCGACCGTGTACCAGGACCTCGCGGTGGTGCCGCTGATGAGCGTCTGGCGGAACTTCTTCCTCGGGTCGGAGCCGACGGTCGGGTTCGGCCCGTTCAAGGCCCTGGACCGCAAGAAGGGCCGCGAGACGACCAAGCAGGCGCTGTCCGACATGGGCATCGACCTGCGGGACGTCGAGCAGCCGGTCGGCACGCTCTCCGGCGGTGAGCGCCAGTGCGTCGCGATCGCGCGAGCGGTCTACTTCGGCGCGAAGGTGCTGATCCTCGACGAGCCGACGGCGGCCCTGGGTGTCAAGCAGGCCGGCGTGGTGCTCAAGTACGTCGCCCAGGCCCGCGATCGCGGGCTCGGCGTCGTGCTGATCACGCACAACCCGCACCACGCGTTCCCGGTCGCGGACCGGTTCCTGCTGCTCAAGCGAGGTGCGCCGCTCGGCTCGTACGAGAAGAAGGACATCGACATCAACGAGCTGACCCGGCAGATGGCGGGCGGTGCGGAGCTGGAAGCCCTGGAGCACGAACTGCGGCAGGTGGAGAAGAAGTGA
- a CDS encoding ABC transporter permease, translating to MTAAIQAEPDERIAKKSLTDRLVVRPEIGALLGAVLVFVFFSVVTGQFLSPLGVATWLDDSSTLGIMAVVVALLMVGGEFDLSAGVMTASTSLVTAILATQAGWNVWLALLVSLVFALGVGAFNGWLVMKTGLPSFIVTLGSFLALQGLNLGVTRLVTDTVQVSGMRSASGYESAGGLFASTFDIGGTEFQSSIVWWIVVTAIAAWLLLRTRFGNWIFAVGGSQVSARSVGVPVVRTKILLFMGTAAGAWLVGSINILRFASVQANQGIGLEFQFIIAAVIGGCLLTGGFGSAVGAAIGALIFGMARQGIVFAQWNSDWFMLFLGVMLLAAVLVNNAFRRRAERVRR from the coding sequence ATGACCGCAGCGATCCAGGCAGAACCGGACGAACGCATAGCGAAGAAGAGCCTGACGGACCGGCTGGTGGTCCGGCCGGAGATCGGGGCGCTGCTGGGCGCCGTGCTGGTGTTCGTCTTCTTCTCGGTCGTCACCGGCCAGTTCCTCAGCCCGCTCGGCGTGGCGACCTGGCTCGACGACTCGTCGACGCTGGGCATCATGGCCGTGGTGGTCGCGCTGCTCATGGTCGGCGGCGAGTTCGACCTGTCGGCGGGCGTGATGACGGCGTCGACGTCGCTGGTCACCGCGATCCTGGCGACGCAGGCGGGCTGGAACGTCTGGCTCGCGCTGCTGGTCTCGCTGGTGTTCGCGCTCGGCGTCGGCGCGTTCAACGGGTGGCTGGTCATGAAGACCGGCCTGCCCAGCTTCATCGTCACGCTGGGTTCGTTCCTGGCCCTGCAGGGGCTGAACCTCGGCGTGACGCGGCTGGTCACCGACACCGTCCAGGTGTCGGGGATGCGCTCGGCCAGCGGGTACGAGTCGGCCGGCGGGCTGTTCGCGTCGACGTTCGACATCGGCGGCACGGAGTTCCAGTCGTCGATCGTGTGGTGGATCGTCGTGACGGCGATCGCCGCGTGGCTGCTGCTGCGGACCCGGTTCGGCAACTGGATCTTCGCGGTCGGCGGGTCGCAGGTGTCGGCCCGCTCGGTCGGCGTACCGGTGGTGCGCACGAAGATCCTGCTGTTCATGGGCACCGCCGCCGGCGCGTGGCTGGTCGGCTCGATCAACATCCTGCGCTTCGCCAGTGTGCAGGCCAACCAGGGCATCGGGCTGGAGTTCCAGTTCATCATCGCCGCGGTGATCGGCGGCTGCCTGCTCACCGGCGGCTTCGGCTCGGCGGTGGGCGCGGCGATCGGTGCGCTGATCTTCGGCATGGCCCGCCAGGGCATCGTGTTCGCCCAGTGGAACAGCGACTGGTTCATGCTGTTCCTCGGGGTCATGCTGCTGGCCGCGGTGCTGGTCAACAACGCCTTCCGGCGGCGCGCGGAAAGGGTGCGGCGATGA
- a CDS encoding sugar ABC transporter substrate-binding protein, protein MFSFKRSFAVVAAVAATGLVLAACSGPSADNSTSSSGANSSAAAPPSSSGPLKVAVVTHGSAGDAFWNVVKNGAEQAGKDLNVGVDYYSDGDPGNQAKLIDNAVAQKVGGLVVSMANPQALQTSIQNAVKAGIPVVTINSGEDQSAAFGAIAHVGQSEGLAGQGAGQRLKAAGKTKLLCVIHEAGNIGQNQRCDGAKQTFGTVSTLQVDISNPTDAQARIRGALQADPSIDAVLALNSQVAARAVDAAKEASSKAQVATFDLNADVVAAIKAGTILFAVDQQQYEQGYLPIVFLKLYKENGNTIGGGHPVQTGPGFVDKTNIDTVAPYAQRGTR, encoded by the coding sequence GTGTTTTCGTTCAAGAGAAGCTTCGCCGTGGTGGCGGCCGTCGCCGCCACCGGCCTGGTGCTCGCCGCCTGCAGCGGCCCCAGCGCCGACAACTCGACCAGCAGCTCCGGCGCCAACTCGTCCGCCGCGGCGCCGCCGAGCTCGAGCGGCCCGCTCAAGGTCGCCGTGGTCACCCACGGCAGCGCCGGCGACGCGTTCTGGAACGTCGTCAAGAACGGCGCCGAGCAGGCCGGCAAGGACCTCAACGTGGGCGTCGACTACTACTCCGACGGCGACCCCGGCAACCAGGCCAAGCTGATCGACAACGCCGTCGCGCAGAAGGTCGGCGGCCTGGTCGTGTCGATGGCGAACCCGCAGGCACTGCAGACGTCGATCCAGAACGCCGTCAAGGCCGGGATCCCGGTCGTCACGATCAACTCGGGTGAGGACCAGAGCGCGGCGTTCGGCGCGATCGCGCACGTCGGGCAGAGCGAAGGCCTCGCCGGTCAGGGCGCCGGGCAGCGGCTCAAGGCGGCCGGCAAGACGAAGCTGCTCTGCGTGATCCACGAGGCCGGCAACATCGGCCAGAACCAGCGTTGTGACGGCGCGAAGCAGACGTTCGGCACCGTCTCGACACTGCAGGTCGACATCTCCAACCCGACCGACGCGCAGGCGCGGATCCGCGGCGCGCTGCAGGCCGACCCGTCGATCGACGCGGTCCTCGCGCTGAACTCGCAGGTCGCGGCCCGCGCCGTGGACGCGGCGAAGGAAGCGAGCTCGAAGGCGCAGGTGGCGACGTTCGACCTGAACGCCGACGTGGTGGCCGCCATCAAGGCGGGCACCATCCTCTTCGCCGTCGACCAGCAGCAGTACGAGCAGGGGTACCTGCCCATCGTGTTCCTCAAGCTCTACAAGGAGAACGGCAACACCATCGGTGGTGGCCACCCGGTGCAGACCGGTCCGGGCTTCGTCGACAAGACCAACATCGACACCGTGGCCCCGTACGCGCAGCGCGGCACCCGCTAA